A single genomic interval of bacterium harbors:
- a CDS encoding nitronate monooxygenase: MPIHTPICDLLGIDHPIILGGMMGISDGKLTAAVSEAGALGTLSTATFGPDGTRSEIEKIRKITDKPYSLNLPIFHPMVPELVKIAAECGVTIATTSAGSPQKFTSQLKDAGIIVLHVVSSLRNAVKAQQAGVDAIVVEGIESGGKVGREDIPAISLIPLVAKEVDIPIIGAGGLADGRGLLAVLALGAQGAQMGTRFLASNESPAHDNWKKVLINAGDGDTAVACRQSSPTRMIQNSFFEEMNALDAPGKSAMDFMGIQGEGMARIPDDADGSKGNYIAGTGAGLITSVKPAGDIVREIVDEAETELERLNTIVG, from the coding sequence ATGCCGATCCACACACCGATTTGTGACCTGCTCGGAATCGACCATCCCATCATCCTGGGCGGAATGATGGGAATCAGCGACGGGAAGCTGACCGCTGCCGTCTCGGAAGCCGGCGCCCTGGGCACGCTTTCGACCGCTACATTTGGTCCCGACGGCACGCGAAGCGAGATCGAGAAGATCCGCAAGATCACCGACAAACCCTACTCGCTCAACCTCCCGATCTTCCACCCCATGGTTCCCGAACTCGTGAAGATCGCGGCTGAATGCGGCGTGACGATCGCCACGACCTCCGCAGGTAGCCCGCAGAAGTTCACCAGCCAGCTCAAAGACGCTGGCATCATCGTGCTTCACGTGGTTTCGTCGCTGCGAAATGCAGTCAAAGCTCAGCAGGCCGGGGTCGACGCCATCGTGGTCGAAGGAATCGAGTCCGGAGGCAAGGTGGGCCGCGAAGACATCCCCGCGATCTCACTGATCCCGCTGGTGGCGAAAGAGGTGGACATCCCCATCATCGGCGCGGGCGGACTGGCGGACGGGCGCGGACTGCTGGCGGTGCTGGCGCTCGGCGCCCAGGGCGCCCAGATGGGAACTCGCTTCCTGGCCAGCAACGAATCCCCTGCTCACGACAACTGGAAGAAGGTCCTGATCAATGCGGGGGACGGGGATACCGCCGTTGCGTGTCGACAGTCCTCTCCCACACGGATGATTCAGAACTCCTTCTTCGAGGAAATGAATGCTCTCGACGCGCCTGGCAAGAGCGCCATGGACTTCATGGGGATTCAGGGCGAGGGAATGGCTCGAATTCCCGACGACGCCGACGGAAGCAAGGGCAACTACATCGCGGGTACCGGCGCGGGTCTGATCACCAGTGTGAAACCGGCGGGCGACATCGTCCGCGAGATCGTAGATGAGGCCGAAACAGAACTGGAGCGTCTCAACACAATCGTCGGCTAG
- a CDS encoding class I SAM-dependent methyltransferase encodes MKPACDPETDYKEVVRRGYDSCSESYSAARQDEPPVELGRLTERLLPGSAVLDLGCGAGQPIAQALSENFQVTGVDFSAEQISRAKKAVPRATLLCMDVMDFSPEPATFDAICSFYVLFHLPREQQVELVRRMHEWLRPGGVFLGSVGRVNEQPYTENDFFGATMFWTNFSLGEYMSIFREAGFEVSEAGGLGEGFRTSSLAARHPLLFAERR; translated from the coding sequence ATGAAACCTGCATGTGATCCAGAGACCGACTACAAGGAAGTCGTGCGACGAGGCTACGACTCCTGCTCGGAGAGCTACTCCGCGGCACGCCAGGATGAACCTCCTGTGGAACTCGGGAGACTCACTGAAAGACTGCTTCCGGGTTCGGCGGTACTGGATCTGGGCTGCGGTGCCGGGCAGCCGATCGCGCAGGCTCTCTCTGAGAACTTCCAGGTGACCGGCGTCGACTTCTCGGCCGAGCAGATCAGCCGAGCGAAGAAGGCCGTTCCTCGCGCAACGCTCCTGTGCATGGATGTGATGGACTTTTCTCCGGAACCGGCGACATTCGACGCAATCTGCTCGTTCTATGTGCTGTTCCATCTGCCACGCGAACAACAGGTGGAACTGGTTCGGCGCATGCACGAGTGGCTGCGACCTGGCGGAGTGTTCCTGGGTTCGGTCGGTCGGGTCAACGAGCAGCCCTATACGGAGAACGACTTTTTCGGGGCCACCATGTTCTGGACCAACTTCAGCCTCGGCGAGTACATGAGCATCTTTCGCGAGGCCGGATTCGAAGTCTCTGAGGCGGGAGGGCTCGGAGAGGGATTTCGTACTTCCTCTTTGGCGGCGCGCCATCCGTTGCTCTTCGCCGAGCGTCGCTAG